One genomic region from Bradyrhizobium icense encodes:
- a CDS encoding NADP-dependent malic enzyme codes for MSSHSEDLLSAALAYHRLPRPGKLEIQAIKPLVNQRDLALAYSPGVAAACTEIAKDPAEAASLTARANLVAVVSNGSAVLGLGNIGPLASKPVMEGKAVLFKKFAGIDVFDIEIKADTIERVVDTVAALEPTFGGINLEDIRGPECFEIEAQLKERMKIPVFHDDQHGTAIIVGAAIVNALLLNGKKLPEVKIVCSGAGAAAIACLNLLVSMGAQRKNIWVCDIDGVVHEGRNNSMDPWKAVYAQNTDARVLADVIPGADIFLGLSAPNVLKPEMVKQMADKPLVMALANPVPEIMPDEARKARSDAMICTGRSDFPNQVNNVLCFPFIFRGALDVGATAINEEMKHAAVDAIAQLARDPPSDAVAPGFDTGETQGFGPGSLIPSPFDPRLILRIAPAVAKAAMDSGVATRPIKNFDEYSALLERFAFRSGLVMKPMFAKSKTQPVRVIYAEGEDERVLRATQVVLEEKLARPILVGRPSVVETRIKRFGLSIKVGKDFDLVNPEDDPRYRSYVQCYIDVAGRRGVTPDVARTVVRTNNTVIAALAVVRGEADAMLCGVEGRYMSHLRHVREIIGFLPGVSDYAALALMITSNGSYFIADTQVRPSPSAEELAEMAALAALHVQRFNFKPKVAFVSHSDFGSYDTDSSRKMRRATQLLKDKHPELEADGEMQGDTALSAAARRMVLPQSRLEGEANILIMPTLDAANIAYQTIKVLADALPVGPILIGPAWPAHILTPGVTARGVLNMTAVAAVEAQERAGRAQLG; via the coding sequence ATGTCATCCCATTCTGAAGATCTCCTTTCGGCGGCGCTGGCTTATCACCGGCTGCCACGACCCGGTAAGCTCGAAATCCAGGCGATCAAGCCGCTCGTCAACCAGCGCGACCTTGCGCTCGCCTATTCGCCCGGCGTTGCCGCCGCCTGCACCGAAATCGCCAAAGACCCCGCTGAGGCCGCCTCGCTGACGGCGCGTGCCAATTTGGTCGCCGTGGTCAGTAACGGCAGCGCCGTGCTCGGCCTCGGCAACATCGGCCCGCTGGCGTCCAAGCCGGTGATGGAGGGCAAGGCGGTGCTGTTCAAGAAGTTCGCTGGCATCGACGTGTTCGACATCGAGATAAAGGCCGACACCATCGAGCGCGTGGTCGACACCGTGGCGGCGCTGGAGCCGACTTTCGGGGGCATCAATCTCGAAGATATCCGCGGACCGGAATGCTTTGAAATCGAGGCGCAGCTGAAGGAGCGGATGAAGATCCCGGTCTTCCATGACGACCAGCACGGCACCGCGATCATCGTGGGCGCTGCGATCGTCAACGCGCTGCTTCTCAACGGCAAGAAGCTGCCCGAAGTGAAGATCGTCTGCTCCGGTGCCGGCGCGGCCGCGATCGCCTGTCTCAACCTGCTGGTGTCGATGGGGGCGCAGCGCAAGAACATCTGGGTCTGCGACATCGATGGCGTCGTCCATGAAGGCCGCAACAACTCGATGGACCCCTGGAAGGCCGTCTATGCGCAGAACACTGATGCGCGGGTGCTCGCGGATGTCATCCCCGGTGCGGATATCTTCTTGGGGTTGTCAGCGCCGAACGTGCTGAAACCGGAAATGGTCAAGCAGATGGCCGACAAGCCGCTGGTGATGGCGCTCGCCAACCCGGTGCCGGAGATCATGCCGGACGAGGCCCGCAAAGCCCGTTCCGACGCGATGATCTGCACGGGACGTTCGGACTTCCCGAACCAGGTCAACAACGTCCTGTGCTTTCCCTTCATCTTCCGCGGCGCGCTCGATGTCGGCGCCACCGCGATCAACGAGGAGATGAAGCATGCGGCGGTCGATGCAATCGCGCAGCTTGCGCGCGATCCGCCGTCGGACGCGGTGGCGCCCGGTTTCGACACCGGCGAGACGCAGGGCTTTGGGCCTGGATCGCTGATCCCGAGCCCGTTCGATCCGCGCCTGATCCTGCGCATCGCACCGGCGGTGGCGAAGGCTGCGATGGACTCCGGCGTGGCGACGCGGCCGATTAAGAATTTCGACGAATATAGCGCGCTGCTTGAGCGGTTTGCGTTCCGCTCCGGCCTCGTCATGAAGCCGATGTTCGCCAAGTCCAAGACGCAGCCGGTGCGCGTCATCTACGCCGAGGGCGAGGACGAGCGCGTGCTGCGCGCCACGCAAGTGGTGCTCGAGGAGAAGCTGGCGCGGCCGATCCTGGTGGGGCGGCCGTCGGTGGTGGAAACCCGCATCAAGCGGTTTGGCCTGTCGATCAAGGTGGGCAAGGATTTTGACCTTGTCAATCCCGAGGACGATCCGCGCTATCGCTCCTACGTGCAGTGCTATATCGACGTTGCAGGGCGCCGCGGCGTCACGCCGGATGTAGCGCGCACGGTGGTGCGCACCAACAACACGGTGATCGCGGCGCTCGCGGTGGTGCGCGGGGAAGCCGACGCCATGCTGTGCGGCGTCGAGGGGCGGTACATGAGCCATCTGCGCCATGTGCGCGAGATCATCGGCTTCTTGCCGGGCGTCAGCGATTATGCGGCGCTGGCGCTGATGATCACCAGCAACGGCTCCTATTTCATCGCCGATACCCAGGTGCGGCCCTCCCCAAGCGCGGAGGAACTGGCCGAAATGGCGGCGCTGGCGGCCCTCCACGTCCAGCGCTTCAACTTCAAGCCGAAGGTCGCGTTTGTGTCGCATTCCGACTTCGGCAGCTATGACACCGACTCCTCGCGCAAGATGCGCCGCGCCACCCAGCTTCTGAAGGATAAGCACCCGGAGCTCGAGGCCGACGGCGAGATGCAGGGCGACACCGCGCTGTCGGCCGCTGCACGACGGATGGTGCTGCCGCAATCGAGATTGGAGGGCGAGGCCAACATCCTGATTATGCCGACGCTGGATGCGGCCAACATCGCCTATCAGACGATCAAGGTCCTGGCGGATGCGCTTCCCGTCGGGCCGATCCTGATCGGTCCGGCGTGGCCGGCGCATATCCTCACGCCCGGGGTGACCGCGCGCGGCGTCCTCAACATGACGGCGGTCGCCGCGGTCGAGGCCCAGGAGCGCGCTGGCCGCGCGCAACTCGGCTAA
- a CDS encoding cysteine desulfurase — MTQHPAVKNGAYDVARVREDFPALAMKVYGKPLVYLDNAASAQKPTAVLDRMTEAYRSEYANVHRGLHYLANAATEAYEGGRAKVAQFVNARRTEEIIFTRSATEAINLVAQTFGRERITPGDEIVLSIMEHHANIVPWHFLRERYGVVIKWAPVDGEGNFLLEEFERLLTERTKMVAITQMSNVLGTVLPVKEIVRIAHARGVAVLVDGSQACVHMDVDVRDIDCDFYVMTGHKLYGPTGIGVLYGKYAHLASMPPFNGGGEMIREVSRGGVTYGDPPYRFEAGTPPIVEAIGLGAAVDYINSIGKAQIHKHESALLAYAQEKLRGINSLRIIGTAAEKGAIISFEMKVAHAHDFATVIDRAGVAVRAGTHCAMPLHERFGVPATCRASFALYNTHEEIDALAGALIKAQELFS, encoded by the coding sequence ATGACCCAGCATCCGGCGGTCAAGAATGGCGCCTATGACGTGGCCCGCGTGCGGGAGGATTTCCCCGCGCTGGCGATGAAGGTCTATGGCAAGCCGCTGGTCTATCTCGATAATGCCGCGTCCGCGCAGAAGCCGACCGCCGTGCTTGATCGCATGACGGAAGCCTACAGAAGCGAATACGCCAACGTACATCGCGGCCTGCATTATCTTGCCAATGCCGCGACGGAGGCTTATGAGGGCGGCCGCGCGAAGGTGGCGCAGTTCGTCAACGCGCGTCGCACCGAGGAGATCATCTTCACTCGTAGCGCCACCGAGGCGATAAATCTGGTCGCCCAGACCTTCGGCCGCGAGCGCATCACACCGGGTGATGAGATCGTTCTCTCGATCATGGAGCACCACGCCAACATCGTGCCCTGGCATTTTCTGAGGGAACGCTATGGCGTTGTCATCAAATGGGCGCCAGTGGACGGGGAGGGCAATTTCCTCCTCGAGGAGTTCGAGCGGCTTCTGACCGAGCGCACCAAAATGGTTGCGATCACGCAGATGTCCAACGTGCTCGGCACCGTCTTGCCGGTGAAGGAGATCGTGAGGATCGCGCATGCACGTGGCGTCGCGGTGTTGGTCGACGGCTCGCAAGCCTGCGTCCATATGGATGTTGATGTCCGCGATATTGATTGCGATTTTTACGTGATGACGGGCCACAAACTGTATGGGCCGACCGGCATCGGCGTGCTTTATGGTAAATATGCGCATCTGGCGTCGATGCCGCCGTTCAACGGTGGCGGCGAGATGATCCGCGAGGTCTCGCGTGGCGGCGTCACCTATGGTGATCCGCCTTACCGGTTCGAGGCTGGCACGCCTCCGATCGTCGAGGCGATCGGTCTGGGCGCGGCCGTGGACTATATCAATTCAATAGGAAAGGCACAGATCCACAAGCACGAGAGCGCACTGCTGGCTTACGCGCAGGAGAAGCTGCGGGGCATCAACTCCCTACGTATTATCGGAACGGCGGCCGAGAAGGGCGCGATCATCTCCTTCGAAATGAAGGTCGCGCATGCACACGATTTTGCCACCGTGATCGATCGTGCAGGCGTGGCGGTGCGCGCCGGGACCCATTGCGCGATGCCGCTGCACGAGCGTTTTGGGGTGCCAGCGACGTGCCGCGCTTCGTTCGCTCTCTACAACACGCATGAAGAGATCGATGCGCTGGCGGGCGCGCTTATTAAGGCGCAGGAGCTGTTCTCATGA
- the sufD gene encoding Fe-S cluster assembly protein SufD, whose protein sequence is MNVVLAKNETGRALSESFAVARDRLPGGGKVAEARNTAFEAYERVGLPHRRLEEWKYTDLRALMREVLPLAAAPDAAALKQAAAAVKLQAIKGARRLVLVDGVFAPKLSELEGLEKGLTVRTLRDVLETGDAALQTQLFTPDNANPMVALNSAMMTDGVVIEIANGVVLKQPLQVIHVASGATPAAMFTRSLLRLGKDTGATLVESYIAAEGAKAYQAHDSLIVAIGDNSRLDHVRLVEDGRDAFNISSAVITLGAHAHFNTFGMTSGAAVSRYQATIAFAGEGSRVETNGVNLLNERQHADTTLFMDHAVPHCASREVFRAVVDGRGHSVFQGRIIVRPDAQKTDAKMMTRALLLSDDAEADNKPELEIFADDVTCGHGATTGALDESLLFYLRARGLSEKEAQALLIQAFVGEAIESIVNDDLRELAIAAAQRWLEARA, encoded by the coding sequence ATGAATGTTGTTCTGGCAAAAAACGAGACCGGGCGCGCGCTGAGCGAGAGCTTTGCGGTGGCGCGCGATCGGCTGCCGGGCGGCGGCAAGGTCGCCGAGGCGCGGAATACCGCCTTCGAGGCCTATGAGCGCGTCGGCCTGCCGCACCGACGGCTCGAGGAATGGAAATACACCGATCTGCGTGCGCTGATGCGCGAGGTGCTGCCGCTGGCGGCCGCACCGGATGCGGCCGCGCTGAAGCAGGCTGCTGCAGCCGTGAAGCTGCAGGCGATCAAGGGCGCCCGCCGGCTGGTGCTGGTGGATGGCGTGTTCGCGCCGAAGCTCTCTGAATTGGAGGGGCTGGAGAAGGGCCTTACTGTCCGCACTTTGCGCGACGTGCTGGAAACCGGCGACGCCGCGCTGCAGACGCAGTTGTTCACGCCCGACAATGCCAATCCGATGGTCGCGCTCAACAGTGCGATGATGACCGATGGCGTGGTGATCGAGATCGCCAACGGCGTCGTGCTGAAGCAGCCGCTGCAGGTCATTCATGTCGCGAGCGGCGCCACGCCGGCTGCAATGTTCACCCGTTCGCTGCTGCGTCTTGGCAAGGACACCGGCGCGACGCTGGTCGAGAGCTACATCGCGGCCGAGGGTGCGAAGGCCTATCAGGCGCATGACTCCCTGATCGTCGCAATCGGCGATAATTCCCGGCTCGACCATGTTCGACTGGTCGAGGATGGCCGCGACGCGTTCAACATCTCCTCCGCCGTCATCACGCTGGGCGCCCACGCGCATTTCAACACCTTTGGCATGACCTCCGGCGCCGCCGTCAGCCGCTATCAGGCGACCATCGCCTTTGCCGGCGAGGGCTCGAGGGTCGAGACTAACGGCGTCAATCTGCTCAACGAACGCCAGCACGCCGACACCACGTTGTTCATGGATCACGCGGTGCCGCATTGCGCCAGCCGCGAAGTGTTCCGCGCCGTCGTCGACGGCCGTGGCCATTCGGTGTTCCAGGGCCGCATCATCGTGCGTCCCGATGCCCAGAAGACCGACGCCAAGATGATGACGCGGGCACTGCTGTTGTCCGACGACGCCGAGGCTGACAACAAGCCGGAGCTCGAGATTTTCGCCGACGACGTCACCTGCGGCCATGGCGCCACGACCGGCGCACTCGACGAGAGCCTGCTGTTCTACCTGCGTGCCCGCGGCCTCTCCGAGAAGGAGGCCCAGGCGCTGCTGATCCAGGCCTTTGTTGGTGAGGCCATCGAATCCATCGTCAACGACGATCTGCGCGAGCTCGCAATCGCCGCCGCGCAGCGTTGGCTGGAGGCACGGGCATGA
- the sufC gene encoding Fe-S cluster assembly ATPase SufC gives MSLLEVKDLKVRVEDNEILHGLTLTVNPGEVHAIMGPNGSGKSTLSHVIAGKPGYEVTDGQILFRGEDLLEMEPDERAAKGVFLAFQYPVEIPGVTTWNFLHTALNAQRKARGQSQLTSPEFLKKVREVAKSLNIPQDMLKRGVNVGFSGGEKKRNEILQMALFEPAVCILDEMDSGLDIDALRIAADGVNALRSPDRAMVVITHYQRLLNYIVPDFVHVMSKGSVVKSGGKDLALELEASGYTQFEDAA, from the coding sequence ATGTCATTGCTTGAAGTGAAAGACCTGAAGGTCCGCGTCGAGGATAACGAAATTCTCCACGGGCTGACGCTGACCGTGAACCCGGGCGAAGTCCACGCGATCATGGGACCGAACGGCTCCGGCAAATCCACGCTGTCGCACGTCATCGCCGGCAAGCCGGGTTACGAAGTCACGGATGGACAAATTCTGTTCCGCGGTGAAGACCTCCTGGAGATGGAGCCCGACGAGCGCGCCGCCAAGGGCGTGTTCCTGGCGTTCCAGTATCCGGTTGAAATCCCTGGTGTCACCACCTGGAATTTCCTGCACACGGCATTGAATGCCCAGCGCAAAGCTCGCGGCCAAAGCCAGCTTACCTCTCCAGAGTTTCTCAAGAAGGTCCGCGAGGTCGCAAAGTCGCTCAACATCCCGCAGGACATGCTCAAGCGCGGCGTCAACGTCGGCTTCTCCGGCGGAGAGAAGAAGCGCAACGAGATCCTGCAGATGGCGCTGTTCGAGCCGGCCGTCTGCATCCTCGATGAAATGGATTCCGGCCTCGACATCGACGCGCTGAGGATCGCTGCCGATGGCGTCAACGCGCTGCGTTCGCCCGATCGCGCCATGGTCGTCATCACCCACTACCAGCGGCTGCTCAACTACATCGTGCCTGATTTCGTGCACGTGATGTCGAAGGGCAGCGTCGTGAAGAGCGGCGGCAAGGATCTGGCGCTGGAGCTCGAGGCTTCCGGCTACACCCAGTTCGAAGACGCAGCCTGA
- the sufB gene encoding Fe-S cluster assembly protein SufB, translating to MVAVKNTVDRVRWIDVDQYRYGFETLIESDKAPKGLSEDTVRFISAKKNEPAWMLEWRLEAYRRWLTMTEPTWARVNYPKIDYQDIYYYAAPKPKKTLSSIDEIDPEILKTYEKLGIPLREVAILEGVEPPPGGEPSANRKIAVDAVFDSVSVATTFQKELKAAGVIFMPISEAIREHPELVKKYLGTVVPTSDNYFATLNSAVFSDGSFVYVPPGVRCPMELSTYFRINERNTGQFERTLIIADKGSYVSYLEGCTAPQRDENQLHAAVVELVALDDAEIKYSTVQNWYPGNSEGLGGIYNFVTKRGDCRGNHSKISWTQVETGSAITWKYPSCILRGDNSRGEFYSIAISNGHQQVDSGTKMLHLGKNTSSRIISKGIAAGKSQNTYRGLVTAHRKATGARNYTACDSLLIGDKCGAHTVPYVEAKNSSATFEHEATTSKISEDVLFYCTQRGLSQEEAVGLVVNGFVKDVLQQLPMEFAVEAQKLISISLEGSVG from the coding sequence ATGGTAGCCGTAAAAAACACGGTCGACCGGGTGCGCTGGATCGACGTCGACCAATATCGATATGGTTTTGAGACGCTGATCGAGTCCGACAAGGCCCCCAAGGGTCTCTCGGAAGACACCGTCCGCTTCATTTCCGCGAAGAAGAACGAGCCGGCCTGGATGCTGGAATGGCGTCTGGAGGCCTATCGCCGCTGGCTGACCATGACCGAGCCGACCTGGGCGCGCGTCAACTATCCCAAGATCGACTACCAGGACATCTATTACTACGCGGCGCCGAAGCCGAAGAAGACGCTGTCGTCGATCGACGAAATCGATCCCGAAATCCTCAAGACCTACGAGAAGCTCGGCATTCCCTTGCGCGAAGTCGCCATTCTCGAAGGCGTCGAGCCCCCGCCCGGCGGCGAGCCGTCGGCTAACCGCAAGATCGCGGTCGACGCGGTGTTCGATTCGGTTTCGGTGGCGACCACCTTTCAGAAGGAGCTGAAGGCTGCTGGCGTGATCTTCATGCCGATCTCGGAGGCGATCCGCGAACACCCCGAGTTGGTGAAGAAGTATCTCGGCACGGTCGTGCCGACCTCGGACAATTATTTCGCGACGCTGAACTCGGCGGTGTTCTCGGACGGCTCGTTCGTCTACGTGCCGCCGGGCGTACGCTGTCCGATGGAGCTGTCGACCTACTTCCGCATCAACGAGCGCAACACCGGCCAGTTCGAGCGCACGCTGATCATCGCCGACAAGGGCTCCTACGTCAGCTATCTCGAAGGGTGCACCGCACCGCAGCGCGACGAGAACCAGTTGCATGCGGCGGTCGTTGAACTCGTCGCGCTCGACGACGCCGAGATCAAATATTCGACGGTACAGAACTGGTATCCTGGCAATTCCGAAGGCTTGGGCGGCATCTACAATTTCGTCACCAAGCGTGGCGACTGCCGCGGCAACCATTCGAAGATTTCCTGGACCCAGGTCGAAACCGGATCGGCGATCACCTGGAAGTATCCGAGCTGCATCCTGCGCGGCGACAATTCTCGCGGCGAGTTCTATTCGATCGCGATCTCGAACGGTCACCAGCAGGTCGACTCTGGCACCAAGATGCTCCATCTCGGCAAGAACACGTCGAGCCGGATCATTTCCAAGGGCATCGCGGCTGGCAAATCGCAAAATACCTATCGCGGCCTCGTCACCGCCCATCGCAAGGCGACCGGCGCACGCAATTATACGGCCTGCGACTCGCTTCTGATCGGCGACAAATGCGGGGCGCATACCGTGCCTTACGTCGAGGCGAAGAACTCGTCTGCGACCTTCGAGCACGAAGCGACGACGTCAAAGATCTCCGAGGACGTGCTGTTCTATTGCACCCAGCGCGGGCTCTCGCAGGAGGAAGCGGTTGGCCTCGTCGTCAACGGTTTCGTGAAGGACGTGCTGCAGCAACTGCCGATGGAGTTCGCAGTTGAGGCGCAGAAGCTGATCTCGATCTCGCTCGAAGGATCGGTGGGATAG
- a CDS encoding 4Fe-4S binding protein yields the protein MAYKIIASQCTVCGACEFECPNAAISLKNDIYVIDPKKCTECEGQCDTPQCAVICPVPGTCVQA from the coding sequence ATGGCCTACAAGATAATCGCCTCCCAGTGCACCGTCTGCGGCGCATGTGAGTTCGAATGCCCGAACGCAGCAATCAGCCTCAAGAACGACATATATGTAATCGACCCGAAGAAGTGCACCGAATGCGAGGGGCAGTGCGACACGCCGCAATGCGCCGTTATCTGCCCGGTGCCCGGCACGTGCGTGCAAGCATAA
- a CDS encoding acyl-CoA dehydrogenase family protein — protein sequence MNSQVDSLFGDAQERTADGGAPTLYSSLIDDLSQLNFADADDRRAFPPALHSILARHGLFGLTTPAEHGGLALPLQEAIDLISATASFDVSAASTLVIHNFLALPCIEAAPHIPEQRHVMWGATRGDLCAFALTEPGAGSAPRHIEASAFMHEDRVRISGRKIWIGLADWARWIVCFARASGPDAKGRIVGVLVDRQAPGLKVTHEHRTLGLRGIIQNTLEFQDVEVPSAYVLSRDQDGWGAAASSMNRGRIGVAAMGLGALERAIQVAASYASHRRLGKLRMIENSYIEQLFEQMVLRREVVKAMLGASCRLVSAQGAPNVHLASATKVLSSEWCGLVADQCVQLLGGRGYDEGTPVAKIYRDARILRIFEGPTETLLSHLGRCLLSRATRDEIADLFLSLGAAPVHAAAIEELSGLNETDGAVLIYAGWLTTLGLAQAVMSAGCFSASDCAGAAADLVSSELATLRTRAPARLSFEGRIPASRTLNCFLQDAASSIRSPVLTDDYLKLVQYV from the coding sequence ATGAACAGTCAAGTCGACTCCCTGTTTGGGGATGCGCAGGAACGCACAGCTGATGGTGGTGCACCTACCCTATATTCCAGTTTGATCGATGACCTGAGTCAGTTGAATTTCGCAGACGCGGATGACCGTCGAGCATTCCCTCCGGCCCTACATAGCATATTAGCAAGGCATGGACTGTTCGGGCTCACTACACCAGCAGAGCACGGCGGATTAGCTCTTCCCTTGCAAGAGGCCATCGACCTCATCTCCGCCACTGCATCCTTCGATGTCTCGGCTGCCTCTACCCTCGTCATCCATAACTTCCTGGCCTTGCCCTGCATCGAAGCGGCACCGCACATCCCTGAACAAAGGCATGTCATGTGGGGTGCAACACGCGGCGACCTTTGCGCTTTTGCTTTGACGGAGCCTGGCGCTGGCTCTGCCCCGCGGCATATAGAGGCTTCGGCTTTCATGCACGAAGATAGAGTTCGCATCTCTGGCCGCAAAATTTGGATCGGCCTCGCTGACTGGGCTCGTTGGATCGTTTGCTTTGCGCGAGCTTCTGGTCCCGATGCGAAAGGTCGGATCGTTGGTGTACTAGTTGATAGGCAGGCTCCGGGCCTAAAGGTCACGCACGAGCATCGCACACTCGGTCTACGTGGCATTATTCAAAATACTCTAGAGTTCCAGGATGTCGAAGTGCCGAGTGCTTACGTGCTCTCTCGCGATCAAGACGGCTGGGGAGCAGCAGCATCTAGTATGAACCGCGGGCGTATCGGTGTGGCTGCTATGGGTCTTGGAGCCCTTGAGCGCGCTATCCAGGTTGCAGCCTCATATGCAAGCCATCGTCGACTAGGTAAGCTGCGCATGATTGAGAACAGCTATATCGAGCAGTTATTTGAGCAGATGGTACTCCGGCGGGAAGTAGTGAAGGCAATGCTGGGGGCATCCTGCCGACTTGTCTCAGCGCAGGGCGCGCCCAACGTCCACCTTGCGTCGGCAACGAAGGTTTTGTCGTCGGAGTGGTGCGGCCTCGTCGCTGATCAATGCGTCCAACTGTTAGGTGGCCGTGGCTACGATGAGGGAACGCCTGTAGCTAAAATCTATCGAGACGCTCGCATTCTCCGCATCTTCGAAGGTCCGACTGAGACGCTCCTATCACATCTCGGCCGCTGCCTTCTCTCAAGAGCCACGCGTGACGAAATAGCCGACCTTTTTCTGTCTCTTGGTGCGGCGCCGGTCCACGCTGCTGCAATTGAGGAACTCTCTGGGCTCAATGAGACAGACGGTGCCGTGCTAATCTATGCGGGTTGGCTCACCACATTAGGACTGGCACAAGCTGTCATGTCTGCTGGTTGCTTCTCCGCCTCAGATTGTGCCGGAGCCGCGGCTGACCTAGTCAGTTCCGAATTAGCAACTCTCCGTACTCGCGCGCCGGCACGGCTATCTTTCGAAGGCCGCATTCCTGCTAGTCGGACTCTGAATTGCTTCCTTCAAGACGCAGCTTCTTCCATCCGCTCCCCTGTCCTCACAGACGATTACCTCAAATTGGTGCAGTATGTCTGA